The Sphingosinicella flava genome includes the window GCATGCGGCGCTCAATTTCCTGCACGGCGCGGCGCTGACCGGCGCGGCGGCGGGCAGCAGCGGGGCGATGGGACAGTTCGGCAAGCTGACGGCGGTCGCCGACCTGCCGGAGGAGGCGGAGCTGGCGGCACTGATCCGCGCCGCGATGGCGCTTTCGGAAACCGGCGTGAAGCGGCCGAAAAAGGAGCCGAAGCCGATGCCCGAAATGCCCGGGGACTTTCGCGAGGCATTGGACGCGGATCCACGGGCAAGAGCGGTTTTCGAAGCCTTCAGCCCCTCCGCCAGGCGGGAGTATCTCGAATGGATCGTCGAAGCGAAGCGGGCGGAAACGCGCGGCAGCCGGATCGCGCAGGCCATGATCTGGATCGCGGAGGGCAAGAAACGCAACTGGCGGTACGAAAAAGGGTGCGGCGCCTGAAGGGCGGGCCGCCACGCATATTCAGTCCGGCCGGAACTTCCGGCGGCCGGGCGTCGGGGTGAAGGCGTAACGGTCCTTCACCTGCGCATTGACGAAGCGGCCGATCGACGGCGCCGCCAGGAGCGCCCGGTAGACGCTTTCGGGAACGTTGGAATAAGAATAGCGGCCGGCATCCGTGTACCAGATATCGAGGGTGCGGCTTTCGGGCGTATAGTCCACCCGTTCGACCGAGGAGGATTGCACGCGCGGCATGATTGCGGGCAACAGAAAGACGGCGATAAGGGTTCCACAGGATGGGAGACAGGATGATGACGATGGGACGCGGGATCGCACTGGCGCTTGTTCTGCTCACCTCCGCATGCGGCGATGCCGATCCGCCGCCCGCCAACGAAACCGCGGCGGCGAAAGCATCGCGGCCCAATCCCTTTCACGAACGGCTGACGGCCTTGAACGAGACCGACCGGGGCCTGACGTTGCGCCGCGCGGTGCAGGACAATGGCGGCAGCTGCCCGCGCTTTCTGACAAGCGGTTTCCAGGAAGATTATCAGGGCCTCAAGATGTGGACCCTGCGCTGCGAGGGCAATCGCGATTGGGCCATATTCGTCGGTGCGTCCGGCCGGGTCCAGACCCGGACCTGCGCGGACAATGCGAAGCTCGGGCTACCGGCCTGCCGCTTTCCGGAGGCTGCGGGAAATTAGCAGCTGCGGGTTTCGCGATATTCGCCGCTGGCGGTCTTTTCGCGAACGATCACGCAATCGCCGTCCTGGCGCTCTTCGCGCCAGCTGCCGTCGGGATTGGTGACGCGGTTGCCCGCCTTGGGCACGCGCTTTCCGTCCTTGATGTCATAAGCGAAATTGTCCGGCGTCTTGCGGACGGGATCGGCAGCCATCGCCGCGACCGGCCCGGCGGCAAGCGCGAGAAGGCCGATGCCGACCGCGATAGCCACGAGATGGACGGGCTTTTGCCGCTTGAGGAGAGTCATCAGTCCCATAATGCTGTCTCTATAGCCCTTTCCACCTTACCCATCAATGAACCGGCGCGACCCGCTTAGCGGGGAAGCTGGATCGTCGGTCCCAGGTTCGCAATGACCTGCCGCGCGTCGAAGCTGTAGCGGTCGTCCCGGCGCGGTCCGCGGAACATCACGATTTCGGCGCTCGCCTCATATTGATCGATGGTCCGCACATCGATGCTGCGATCGAAGAACGGATCGCCATACCAGGGATCCCAGGTCCGCCAGCCATAAGGACCGCGATAGCGCCAGGACGGACCCCAATAGCCATAGGGCCCGGGGCCGAACGGATCGCGGGTCACGTCCGTTTCCGTCCGCCGGTCGGTCGCGCGCTGGACGATGGTGAAGCCGTCGAAGCCCTGCTGCAGGGTCAGCTCGGCGGCGCGGTAGAGGAGGTAATTCTCCACCCGGTCGCGGCTGGTGAATTGATTGCCGCTGAAGGTAACGCGGTAGCGATTATCCTCGATGCGCTGGCTGGTATAGCCGCCCGAGGCGCCCGACGTGCCGAGCGGCTGGTAAGGCGTCGCCGTCGCACAGGCGGCGAGCGCAAGCGCCGCGGTGAGGGGGAGGAGTAATTTCGGCTTTCTCGATTGGACACGGCTGGTCATGGCGCGGCCTTTCTTCTCTTTTCGGAAGAAACGCAGGGAGGGGGCCGCCGTTCCGTGCGCCACCTCTTTCGCGAGACGGGCGCCGGGTGTCAGCCGCCGTTGGTGGTGATTTCGACGTCGACCTTTTCCGGAACGTCCGATCCGCCGAAAATCTGGTCGCGGAACAGGAACAGGCCGAGAAGGACGAGCAGGACCAGGACGATCAGCGCGATCGTGCCGCCGCCTCCGCCGCGATCCGTCTCGACGATCGTGGTATGCGTTTCGCGTTCGCGCTCATCCATGGCCCGGACTCCCTTGATTTTGGCTGCGAAACGAACGTTCCGGCGGGGATGGGGTTCCGCCGCATGGCGGGTGGATTCCAGGCAAGCGAAAGGGCCGCCGGACCCATGATCCAGCGACCCTTCCAACATGGTCAGCGGCCGGAGGGGCTCCAGCCCGGGAGACCGCGAAAGCCCTTAAGCCTTCGTCTCCCGAACGAACCGAACCGACCTCTTAGCTGAACCATGAGACATCGGATCACCTCCTTTCGCTCGTTGAAGATGACATCAATATGAGTCGCGGCGAATCGGCGATCAAGTCTTGTATCAAACTAATTTCTCTATAAGATTCCGCACTTCGCGCCACGCCCGGGCGATCCAGGCGAACGGGCCGCCGCGCAGATCGCCTTTCCTTATTGCATCTTCATCTTCGGCAATCTTCGACGACGCGCGCGGGTTCGGGCCAGGCGGGGATGACGAGCATCGGTTCGCCCGTCACCTCGACCGTGAAGCGGCCGCGACTGAACGCAATGCTGTCGAGCAGAGGGTCGGTCGCCGGAAGAGTCGCGGTCAGATAAGGAAGCGGATCGGTCTGGATCGAAATCGGCAGGTTGCGCGCGGTGAAGGATGTTCGCACCGTCATGGTGTTTCCGGTCGTCGTTCCCGCGCGTTGCAGCGTGACCTGGCCGCTGGCCTTCGTGCAGCGGACCAGGAAAAGGGCCTCGCTCGCGGGCGGGCCGAACAGGGCCTGGGAGGTCTGCGCCTC containing:
- a CDS encoding YdeI/OmpD-associated family protein, with the translated sequence MPMDDRVDAYIARQADFARPILTHIRAVMHRAAPDIAEDIKWGAPAFLHNGRQIAMMAGFKAHAALNFLHGAALTGAAAGSSGAMGQFGKLTAVADLPEEAELAALIRAAMALSETGVKRPKKEPKPMPEMPGDFREALDADPRARAVFEAFSPSARREYLEWIVEAKRAETRGSRIAQAMIWIAEGKKRNWRYEKGCGA
- a CDS encoding KTSC domain-containing protein, translated to MPRVQSSSVERVDYTPESRTLDIWYTDAGRYSYSNVPESVYRALLAAPSIGRFVNAQVKDRYAFTPTPGRRKFRPD
- a CDS encoding CC0125/CC1285 family lipoprotein — translated: MTSRVQSRKPKLLLPLTAALALAACATATPYQPLGTSGASGGYTSQRIEDNRYRVTFSGNQFTSRDRVENYLLYRAAELTLQQGFDGFTIVQRATDRRTETDVTRDPFGPGPYGYWGPSWRYRGPYGWRTWDPWYGDPFFDRSIDVRTIDQYEASAEIVMFRGPRRDDRYSFDARQVIANLGPTIQLPR